One window of Rhizobium leguminosarum genomic DNA carries:
- a CDS encoding dihydrodipicolinate synthase family protein: protein MKFLSGLSAFPITPMNRDGQIDAEALRKLVARLCTAEVDSIGLLGSTGTYMYLSREERRRALALALEEIGGRTPIVVGVGALRTDEAVRLAQDAKTLGASAGLLAAVSYIPLSEDEVFEHFSWVARESRLPIIIYDNPGTTHFRFTPALVGRLAQVPGVVAIKNPIDKPDEIRGHLVDQRGRTPSDFSIGYSGDCDSTEAMICGADTWYSVLAGIMPDVCLRIVRAAQQGDVAEARRLDAALGPTWDLFKQFSSFRTVYAFADLLGVCQAEPPRPILPLPESAKRRAAECLSRVRQDLDEVKTAGLSKPPSPGKA from the coding sequence ATGAAATTTCTGAGCGGGCTATCCGCGTTCCCTATCACGCCCATGAATCGCGACGGCCAGATCGATGCGGAAGCGCTGCGTAAGCTTGTTGCCCGACTCTGCACGGCTGAGGTTGATTCCATCGGTCTCCTCGGCAGTACCGGTACCTATATGTACCTATCGCGCGAGGAACGTCGCCGGGCTCTTGCGCTGGCTCTCGAGGAAATCGGCGGGCGCACCCCGATTGTCGTGGGGGTCGGTGCTTTGAGAACCGACGAGGCCGTCAGGCTTGCCCAGGATGCCAAAACCCTTGGCGCTTCCGCAGGTCTGCTTGCTGCCGTCTCCTACATCCCCCTCAGCGAGGATGAAGTCTTCGAACACTTTTCCTGGGTGGCGCGTGAAAGCCGCCTGCCAATCATCATTTACGACAACCCCGGAACAACGCATTTCCGTTTCACGCCAGCACTTGTCGGGCGATTGGCACAGGTTCCGGGGGTCGTTGCCATCAAGAACCCGATAGACAAACCCGACGAGATCAGGGGCCATTTGGTGGATCAGAGAGGGCGCACGCCAAGTGATTTTTCGATCGGATACAGCGGCGACTGCGACTCCACGGAGGCCATGATCTGCGGCGCTGATACCTGGTACAGCGTACTCGCCGGAATCATGCCCGATGTGTGTCTCCGCATCGTTCGGGCTGCTCAGCAAGGCGATGTCGCGGAAGCGCGCCGGCTCGATGCCGCTTTGGGCCCGACCTGGGACCTCTTCAAGCAGTTCTCCAGCTTTCGGACAGTCTACGCATTTGCCGACTTGCTCGGTGTCTGCCAAGCCGAGCCGCCGCGTCCGATTTTACCGCTTCCTGAGTCAGCTAAACGCAGGGCCGCCGAATGCCTTTCCCGTGTTCGTCAGGATCTTGACGAAGTAAAAACGGCAGGTTTGAGCAAGCCACCTAGTCCTGGAAAAGCCTGA
- the tnpC gene encoding IS66 family transposase: MSSRLDLSLFPDLPPEVVKAFAAMQFELSVERAARQHEQAVVAEKDAFIAELKELIEKLEGQVHDYRRTKFGPKSEKLDPAQMELALEDLETAIAETQARIAAVEKKIEASASNDPAKTPSRKERKARALPEHLPRVENVIEPESIVCPCGCGNMVRIGEDRTERLDRIPARYEVIVTIRPKYVCPKGRTGVVQARAPAHLLEGSWPTEALLAEIAVSKHSEHMPLNRQAEVMARHGVPIDRTVLADWMGRTGAAIAPVVDHMAKRLLLGSTRLYVDETTAPVLDPGRGKTKTGYLWAVLRDDRGWNGSAASGVVFHYRPGRKGEYAAEILDGFNGTIQVDAYGGYSHLAASDRIGGAPLKLAFCWAHGRRKLIKATPKSGSPIVDEALVRIAALYKIEDSIRGSDPEHRRAVRQALSLPLVDEFFTWIAAQAARVSRKSDLGVALAYMLKRQDGFRLFLDDGCVDIDSNLVENAIRRPAMNRRNALFAGHDEGGRNWARFASLIGTCKMNGVEPYAYMCDLFTRLANGHLAKDIDDLMPWAYAARIKAAQ, encoded by the coding sequence ATGTCGTCGCGCCTTGATCTCAGCCTGTTTCCGGACCTTCCGCCAGAGGTTGTCAAAGCCTTTGCGGCGATGCAGTTCGAGTTGTCGGTCGAGCGCGCTGCACGTCAGCATGAGCAGGCGGTCGTTGCCGAAAAGGACGCGTTCATCGCCGAGCTGAAGGAACTGATCGAGAAGCTTGAGGGGCAGGTTCACGACTATCGACGCACGAAGTTCGGTCCGAAGTCGGAAAAGCTCGATCCGGCGCAGATGGAACTGGCGCTGGAAGATCTTGAAACGGCGATTGCCGAAACACAGGCGCGGATCGCCGCCGTCGAGAAAAAGATCGAAGCCAGCGCCTCGAATGACCCCGCGAAAACCCCTTCTCGCAAGGAGCGCAAGGCTCGTGCACTGCCCGAACATCTGCCGCGGGTCGAGAATGTGATCGAGCCCGAGAGCATCGTTTGTCCCTGCGGTTGCGGCAACATGGTGCGGATCGGCGAGGATCGGACGGAACGGCTCGACCGTATTCCGGCACGCTACGAGGTGATCGTCACGATCCGCCCGAAATACGTATGCCCCAAGGGTCGAACGGGCGTCGTCCAGGCCAGAGCGCCGGCACATCTGCTGGAAGGGAGCTGGCCGACCGAAGCCCTTCTGGCGGAGATTGCCGTCTCCAAGCATTCGGAACACATGCCGCTGAACCGTCAGGCCGAGGTCATGGCGCGACACGGTGTGCCGATCGACCGCACGGTCCTTGCCGATTGGATGGGGCGCACGGGTGCTGCGATCGCACCGGTGGTCGACCACATGGCCAAGCGGCTGCTTTTGGGCAGCACAAGGCTCTATGTCGACGAGACAACAGCTCCGGTACTGGATCCGGGGCGAGGCAAGACGAAGACCGGCTATCTCTGGGCCGTACTGCGCGACGACCGCGGCTGGAATGGCTCTGCTGCGTCAGGTGTGGTGTTCCATTATCGGCCCGGGCGTAAAGGAGAATATGCCGCTGAAATCCTCGACGGGTTCAACGGCACAATCCAGGTGGATGCCTACGGCGGTTACTCTCATCTCGCTGCGTCGGATCGTATCGGCGGCGCTCCGCTGAAGCTGGCTTTCTGTTGGGCGCACGGGCGCAGAAAGCTGATCAAGGCCACGCCAAAGAGCGGATCGCCCATCGTTGATGAGGCACTGGTTCGTATCGCCGCCCTCTACAAGATCGAAGACAGTATCCGAGGTTCAGATCCCGAACATCGCCGGGCAGTTCGACAGGCCCTGTCTCTGCCGCTGGTGGACGAGTTCTTCACCTGGATCGCGGCTCAGGCTGCGCGTGTATCACGCAAATCCGATCTCGGCGTCGCCCTGGCGTATATGCTGAAACGGCAAGATGGCTTTCGGCTGTTCCTTGATGACGGATGCGTCGATATCGATTCCAACCTGGTGGAAAATGCCATCCGTCGCCCGGCCATGAACCGCCGCAATGCGCTCTTTGCAGGCCATGATGAAGGCGGACGTAACTGGGCCCGGTTCGCCAGCCTGATTGGCACATGCAAAATGAACGGCGTGGAGCCCTACGCCTATATGTGTGATCTCTTTACACGTCTCGCCAATGGCCACCTTGCCAAAGACATCGACGATCTGATGCCGTGGGCCTATGCCGCTCGCATCAAGGCCGCACAATGA